The following are encoded in a window of Salegentibacter mishustinae genomic DNA:
- the xerD gene encoding site-specific tyrosine recombinase XerD, with protein sequence MKWASALQDYCNYLRIERGLSDNSITNYRLDVVKLINFLDVKKHKVSPTQISEEIVQQFIYEIAKEVNARSQSRIISGLRGFFNYLIFEDYRKDNPLDLIESPKIGRKLPDTISTEEIDLLIETVDLSKAEGERNRAILETLYGCGLRVSELTDLKISDLYFEEGFIKITGKGNKQRLVPTSDYTMKFINIYKDEVRIHQKINKDDSDILFLNRRGGKLTRAMIFTIIKRLAEKAGIKKKISPHTFRHSFATHLLENGADLRAIQQMLGHESITTTEVYMHVDRKHLREVVEQFHPRR encoded by the coding sequence ATGAAATGGGCTTCAGCACTACAGGACTATTGCAACTATTTACGCATAGAACGCGGACTTTCAGATAATTCAATTACCAATTACAGACTGGATGTTGTAAAACTTATCAACTTTTTAGACGTTAAAAAACATAAGGTCTCTCCTACCCAAATTTCCGAAGAAATTGTTCAGCAATTTATTTATGAGATCGCTAAAGAAGTCAATGCCCGCTCACAATCACGCATAATATCTGGTTTACGCGGATTTTTTAATTACCTGATCTTTGAAGATTACCGAAAAGATAACCCCCTGGACCTAATAGAATCTCCTAAAATAGGTCGAAAACTTCCAGATACTATTTCTACTGAAGAAATAGACCTGCTTATTGAAACGGTAGACCTAAGCAAAGCCGAAGGTGAACGCAATCGCGCTATTTTAGAGACTTTATATGGCTGCGGCTTACGTGTTAGCGAATTAACCGATTTAAAGATCTCTGACCTTTATTTTGAAGAAGGCTTTATCAAAATTACAGGGAAAGGCAACAAACAGCGCCTGGTTCCAACTTCAGACTATACCATGAAGTTTATCAACATTTATAAAGATGAAGTTAGAATTCATCAGAAAATAAACAAGGACGATTCAGATATCTTGTTTTTAAACCGGCGCGGAGGCAAACTTACGCGCGCAATGATCTTTACCATTATTAAGCGCTTAGCCGAAAAAGCCGGAATTAAAAAGAAAATAAGTCCGCATACTTTCCGTCATTCTTTTGCTACCCATTTATTGGAAAACGGCGCCGATCTAAGAGCAATTCAGCAAATGTTAGGTCACGAGAGTATCACTACTACCGAAGTCTATATGCACGTAGATCGCAAACATCTTCGGGAAGTTGTAGAGCAATTTCACCCACGACGCTAA
- a CDS encoding aldo/keto reductase, which produces MKTLKFKNGDEMPAIGLGTWKSGKEEVKEAVKFALNNGYRHIDCAATYGNEDAVGEAFSEVFNEGKIKREEVWITSKLWNNAHKKEDVIPALKKTLQDLQLDYLDLYLIHWPVAFKPDVSFPENDEDYLSLEEAPLIETWNMMLEAKKQGLVKHVGVSNFSTMKLEELMEEASESPEMNQVELHPYLQQNELLEFCSKNKIHVTAFSPLGSGDRPDGMKAKDEPSLLENPVIKKIAKKHGATAGQVLIKWSETRGTAVIPKSTNESRIRENLQSTGVNLDETDLKEIAELDEHFRYVTGEFFVTKGNSYENIYDDDDYKS; this is translated from the coding sequence ATGAAAACATTAAAATTTAAAAATGGCGATGAAATGCCAGCCATAGGTTTAGGAACCTGGAAATCTGGAAAAGAAGAAGTAAAAGAAGCTGTGAAATTTGCTTTAAATAATGGTTACAGACATATAGATTGTGCTGCCACTTATGGGAACGAAGACGCCGTTGGCGAAGCTTTTTCTGAAGTTTTTAATGAAGGAAAAATAAAGCGGGAAGAAGTTTGGATCACTTCAAAATTATGGAATAACGCACATAAAAAAGAAGATGTAATCCCTGCGCTTAAAAAAACTTTACAAGACCTTCAATTAGATTATCTTGACCTATATCTTATTCACTGGCCGGTAGCTTTTAAACCCGATGTGAGTTTTCCTGAAAATGATGAAGACTACTTATCCTTAGAGGAAGCGCCACTTATTGAAACCTGGAATATGATGCTGGAGGCCAAAAAGCAAGGCCTGGTAAAACACGTTGGAGTTTCTAATTTTAGTACAATGAAATTGGAAGAATTAATGGAAGAAGCCTCCGAAAGCCCTGAAATGAACCAGGTAGAACTTCACCCATATCTTCAGCAAAATGAATTATTAGAATTTTGTAGTAAGAACAAAATTCACGTGACTGCATTTTCTCCACTTGGCAGCGGCGATAGACCTGATGGCATGAAAGCGAAAGACGAACCTTCATTGCTGGAAAATCCTGTGATAAAGAAAATCGCTAAGAAACATGGAGCCACCGCAGGCCAGGTTTTAATCAAATGGAGCGAAACCCGTGGAACTGCCGTAATTCCTAAATCTACGAACGAGAGTCGTATTAGAGAAAACCTGCAAAGCACTGGGGTTAATCTGGATGAAACAGATTTAAAAGAAATTGCAGAATTAGATGAGCATTTTAGATATGTAACCGGGGAGTTTTTTGTTACCAAAGGTAACTCCTACGAGAACATTTATGACGACGACGATTACAAATCTTAA
- the rny gene encoding ribonuclease Y, whose protein sequence is MDILLNIVIGVVGIAIGFAIAKQLERKRASQTIKNAKKTAANILKEAKSEGESIKKDKILQAKEKFIELKSEHEKVIMNRDKKMNDAEKRIRDKESQVSGELSKNKKLNKEFDEKLADYNHRIEYLEKKQEEIDKLHNSQIQQLEVISGLSADEAKAQLTEALKDSARTDAMALIQDTVEEAKLTAQQEAKKIIITTIQRIGTEEAVENCVSVFNLESDDVKGRIIGREGRNIRALEAATGVEIIVDDTPEAIILSCFDSVRREVARLSLHKLVTDGRIHPARIEEVVKKTRKQIDEEIIDIGKRTVIDLGIHGLNPELIKLVGRMKYRSSYGQNLLQHSREVAKLCGVMASELGINPKLAKRAGLLHDIGKVPETETETPHAILGMQWAEKHGEKPEVCNAIGAHHDEIEMNSLLSPIVQVCDAISGARPGARRQVLDSYIQRLKDLEDIAFGFGGVKKAYAIQAGRELRVIVESEKVNDEKANNLSFEISQKIQTDMTYPGQVKVTVIRETRAVNIAK, encoded by the coding sequence ATGGACATATTATTAAATATAGTTATTGGAGTAGTTGGTATAGCAATAGGGTTTGCAATAGCCAAACAATTGGAGCGGAAGAGAGCTTCACAAACCATTAAAAATGCTAAGAAAACGGCAGCCAACATTCTAAAAGAAGCAAAATCTGAAGGAGAAAGTATCAAGAAAGATAAAATTCTTCAGGCAAAAGAGAAGTTCATTGAGCTAAAATCGGAACATGAGAAAGTGATCATGAACCGCGATAAGAAGATGAATGATGCTGAAAAACGTATCAGGGATAAAGAATCTCAGGTTTCAGGAGAACTTTCCAAAAACAAAAAACTCAATAAGGAGTTCGATGAGAAGCTGGCAGATTATAATCATCGTATTGAATATCTTGAAAAGAAACAAGAGGAAATAGATAAACTTCACAACAGCCAAATTCAGCAATTAGAAGTGATCTCAGGCCTTTCTGCGGATGAAGCTAAAGCACAGCTTACAGAAGCTTTGAAGGATAGTGCAAGAACAGATGCAATGGCCTTGATTCAGGATACTGTAGAAGAAGCTAAGTTAACTGCACAGCAGGAAGCCAAGAAAATTATTATTACTACCATCCAAAGAATTGGAACTGAAGAAGCTGTAGAAAATTGCGTTTCGGTTTTCAACCTGGAAAGCGACGATGTAAAAGGTAGAATTATTGGCCGGGAAGGTAGAAATATTAGAGCTTTAGAAGCCGCTACCGGCGTTGAAATTATCGTAGATGATACTCCCGAAGCTATTATTCTTTCTTGTTTCGATTCAGTTAGAAGGGAAGTGGCTCGTTTATCGTTGCATAAACTGGTGACCGATGGTAGAATTCACCCGGCGAGAATTGAAGAAGTTGTTAAAAAGACCCGTAAACAAATTGACGAGGAGATTATAGATATTGGTAAGCGTACCGTAATTGATCTAGGAATTCACGGTTTAAACCCTGAATTAATCAAATTAGTAGGACGAATGAAATATCGTTCTTCTTATGGTCAAAACCTACTACAACACTCCAGGGAAGTTGCTAAACTTTGTGGTGTGATGGCATCGGAGCTGGGTATAAATCCTAAACTTGCCAAACGTGCCGGATTACTCCACGATATTGGTAAAGTGCCGGAAACCGAGACTGAGACGCCTCACGCTATTCTTGGAATGCAATGGGCAGAGAAGCACGGTGAAAAGCCAGAAGTTTGTAACGCTATTGGAGCTCACCACGACGAGATCGAGATGAATTCTTTATTGTCTCCTATTGTACAGGTTTGTGATGCGATTAGCGGTGCAAGACCGGGTGCTAGAAGACAGGTGTTAGATTCATATATTCAACGTTTAAAAGATCTTGAGGATATTGCTTTCGGTTTTGGTGGAGTGAAAAAAGCTTATGCTATACAGGCGGGACGTGAGCTACGTGTAATCGTAGAGAGCGAAAAAGTAAACGATGAGAAAGCCAATAATCTTTCTTTTGAAATTTCTCAAAAGATCCAGACCGATATGACTTATCCGGGACAGGTTAAAGTAACTGTAATTCGTGAAACCAGAGCGGTTAATATCGCGAAGTAG
- a CDS encoding cell division protein ZapA: MADKLKIKLSIADRVYPLTINPQQEEGLRKAAKKIEAMIKQFEQSYAVRDKQDVLAMCALQFAAQTEQKDIDRSTDTLEAENKLKSLNDLLQKHLVS, encoded by the coding sequence ATGGCCGATAAATTAAAAATAAAACTTTCTATTGCAGATCGTGTATATCCTTTAACTATTAATCCTCAACAGGAAGAAGGTTTACGCAAGGCTGCCAAGAAAATTGAGGCTATGATTAAGCAATTTGAGCAAAGTTATGCCGTAAGGGATAAGCAGGATGTATTGGCAATGTGTGCCTTGCAGTTTGCCGCCCAAACCGAGCAAAAAGATATAGATAGATCTACAGATACGCTTGAAGCAGAAAATAAACTAAAATCGCTTAATGATTTGCTGCAGAAGCATTTAGTATCGTAA
- a CDS encoding DUF4164 family protein: MSELTEIVDSLENRISKLLHKYENLKQVHSSLEAEMTTVKEENQRLAQKLEGSNLEVQNLKAANAMLGSTEFKTETKLKLNSLIREIDQCIVQLSE, translated from the coding sequence ATGAGTGAATTGACAGAAATCGTTGATAGCCTTGAAAATAGGATTAGTAAACTGCTTCATAAGTATGAAAATTTAAAGCAGGTTCATAGTTCTTTAGAGGCAGAAATGACCACTGTAAAAGAAGAAAATCAAAGATTAGCCCAAAAATTGGAAGGATCTAATCTCGAAGTTCAAAACCTTAAAGCCGCCAATGCAATGCTGGGCAGTACCGAATTCAAAACAGAGACTAAGCTTAAATTAAACAGCTTAATAAGGGAAATTGATCAATGCATTGTTCAATTATCTGAATAA
- a CDS encoding M23 family metallopeptidase has protein sequence MKSILAVFLLLISTIALAQPNVPKDYFQNPLDVPLVLSGTFGELRSNHFHSGLDIKTQQRQGLDVVASAKGYVSRINIQHYGYGKALYVQHPNGYTTVYAHLKKFSPEIEAYVKKRQYANETYEIELFPEANELQVEANELIAFSGNTGGSGGPHLHFEIRDGSQRPMNPKLFGIEINDNRAPIIDGLYAYPLDADAHINNSRERQKINLIPLEDGSYIANEIDACGNIGFGVSSVDQQDGAPNRNGVYQIEAELNGDRVFTLPFKRFSFAESRHLNQLIDYEYYSKNKKRIQKLFVENGNPLSLYEDVVNKGELYIQDSLNYNYTIKVSDFAGNERIIRVPIQGMQRNDIPPKKEEKTDYFAQANQPFAAEANGMDIYIPKGSLYKDTYLDIEFGEDKVKVHNDHTPLHTNITIGFDVSGYSAEEKEKLFIARLGYNDRPNYSSTYKKVNRFTTRTRTFGEYTLASDVTSPKIWPTNFNDGQWISNNSTLQVKISDDLSGIKSYRATVNGKFILMEYEYKNNTLTHDFSDGVVTETENELKIIVTDNVGNSNIYEATFFRKNS, from the coding sequence ATGAAATCTATTTTAGCTGTTTTTCTTTTATTAATTAGTACGATAGCCCTGGCACAGCCAAATGTCCCGAAAGATTACTTTCAAAACCCATTAGATGTACCCCTGGTTTTATCAGGAACTTTTGGAGAATTACGCTCTAATCATTTTCACAGCGGTTTAGATATTAAAACCCAACAGAGACAGGGACTGGATGTAGTAGCTTCAGCCAAAGGATACGTTAGCCGAATCAATATTCAGCATTATGGCTACGGAAAAGCGCTTTATGTGCAGCATCCTAACGGCTACACTACAGTGTATGCCCATTTAAAGAAATTCTCGCCTGAAATTGAAGCTTATGTAAAGAAGCGCCAATATGCTAACGAAACTTATGAAATAGAACTTTTCCCTGAAGCGAACGAATTGCAAGTGGAAGCAAATGAGCTTATCGCTTTTAGCGGAAATACCGGTGGCAGTGGCGGCCCTCACTTGCATTTTGAAATTCGTGATGGTAGCCAACGCCCCATGAATCCAAAACTCTTCGGAATAGAAATCAACGATAATCGCGCCCCGATAATAGATGGCTTATATGCTTATCCTTTAGATGCAGATGCGCACATAAATAATTCCCGCGAGCGGCAAAAGATAAATCTTATTCCGCTGGAAGACGGTAGTTATATTGCTAATGAAATTGATGCCTGTGGTAATATTGGATTCGGAGTCTCTTCGGTAGATCAGCAAGATGGAGCACCTAACCGAAACGGAGTCTATCAAATTGAAGCCGAGTTAAATGGCGATCGTGTGTTCACTTTACCCTTTAAACGTTTTTCTTTTGCTGAAAGTCGACATTTAAATCAACTTATAGATTATGAATACTACAGCAAAAACAAAAAACGCATTCAGAAACTTTTTGTTGAAAACGGAAATCCCCTAAGCCTTTATGAAGATGTAGTCAATAAAGGAGAATTATATATTCAGGATAGTCTCAATTATAATTATACTATAAAAGTGAGCGATTTTGCCGGAAACGAACGAATAATAAGAGTTCCTATCCAGGGAATGCAGCGCAACGATATCCCGCCTAAAAAGGAAGAAAAAACAGATTATTTTGCGCAGGCAAATCAGCCGTTTGCTGCTGAAGCTAACGGAATGGATATCTATATCCCAAAAGGAAGTCTTTACAAAGACACTTACCTCGATATCGAATTTGGAGAGGACAAAGTGAAAGTTCATAACGACCACACCCCACTGCATACAAACATTACCATAGGCTTTGATGTAAGTGGATATTCTGCTGAAGAAAAAGAAAAACTGTTTATTGCCAGGCTAGGCTATAATGATCGCCCAAATTATTCCTCCACTTACAAAAAAGTAAACCGCTTTACGACCAGGACAAGAACTTTTGGGGAATACACCCTGGCTTCAGATGTTACATCGCCAAAAATATGGCCCACGAATTTTAATGATGGCCAGTGGATCTCCAACAACAGCACTCTACAGGTTAAGATAAGCGATGATCTATCGGGAATTAAGAGTTATCGAGCTACAGTTAATGGTAAATTCATATTGATGGAATATGAATATAAAAACAATACATTAACTCACGATTTTAGCGATGGCGTAGTCACTGAAACCGAAAATGAGTTGAAAATTATTGTAACCGATAATGTTGGAAACAGTAATATTTATGAAGCAACATTTTTTAGGAAGAATTCTTAA